Proteins from a single region of Papaver somniferum cultivar HN1 unplaced genomic scaffold, ASM357369v1 unplaced-scaffold_70, whole genome shotgun sequence:
- the LOC113344003 gene encoding uncharacterized protein LOC113344003, with protein MVGESPIHDEDPKTPKTPINTTAKTLDPSHPYFVHPSDNPTSVLVQPLMNGDNYSTWVRGITKALSAKNKLGFVNGVLIEPSSDADAENHHNWKRADDLVSSWICHSTIPQIKTTIDYLPSSLVVWKDLKERFSETSAPKLFQLKQSIASLKQTDQSLSSHYTTIRALWDEIDSIRPLPNCICGASKQTLELMDQDRAMEFLQSLND; from the coding sequence ATGGTTGGAGAATCCCCTATTCATGATGAAGATCCTAAAACTCCTAAAACCCCTATCAACACCACTGCCAAAACACTCGATCCCTCTCATCCCTATTTTGTACACCCATCAGATAACCCCACTTCAGTCTTAGTTCAGCCGCTTATGAATGGTGACAACTATAGCACTTGGGTTCGTGGTATAACAAAAGCTCTAAGTGCTAAAAACAAATTGGGTTTCGTCAATGGAGTGCTTATTGAACCATCTTCAGATGCTGATGCTGAAAACCACCACAACTGGAAACGTGCTGATGATCTTGTTTCCAGTTGGATATGTCACTCCACTATTCCTCAAATCAAAACAACTATTGATTACTTACCTTCTTCATTGGTTGTTTGGAAGGATTTGAAAGAGCGTTTTTCTGAAACAAGTGCTCCCAAGCTTTTCCAACTTAAGCAATCCATTGCTTCTCTCAAACAAACTGATCAGTCATTGTCTTCTCACTACACCACTATAAGAGCCTTATGGGATGAAATAGATTCCATTCGTCCTCTCCCAAACTGCATCTGCGGAGCCAGCAAGCAAACCCTTGAACTTATGGATCAGGATCGTGCTATGGAGTTCCTCCAAAGTCTCAATGATTGA